gcatgTTCCCAGCCCCACGTCACCCCACTGTACGTTTCAGTGAGGTCCAGGGGAGCGGAACCGTGCCAGGCTGCACCGATCAGCACAGCCCTCCTTGCCTGGCAGCAGGTTGCATGCTAGTGCTGCAGAGGCAGGGACGAGGCCTGTGTCTCCTGAGCTTTGTTGCAGTGGTGTTTCCAGAGTGTAGGATTTGTGGCAGCTCCAGGAACACAGCCCCACATGGCACAGGGGCTGCTCCATGGCTTGGCACAGCGGTGCCGCCCTCGcagccccattcctgcagcagggcacGTGGCGTCCTGGGAGCCCAGTGGGGACTCAATGTCCCCCAGTGTCATTGTGAGTTGTTGGGGgtctgcaggctgtgcccaTGGGTCAtgccctgccctgtgctgtgtaCTGACTTCTGCTGTTGCTTCGTGGCTCGGCTCCTTCTCAGTTGGGTCTCGGTTCCGCCTCCTCCAAATTTCTTTTGGTTGCTTACTTTGTTagctgtttttttatttttattttcttttttttcttcctttcattcttttttttttttttcctttttatttcttctttttttttttttattattttttttggtggtgctgAACATGTCTCTGTTATTttgattcttttcattttgtctctTGTTATGTTTTATTATCAGGTTCATGGGAGACTGTAACAATCCCCCAACAGTACCAAAAGATCCCGCTCCCGGCTTACGGGGCTGCTGTGCTAAACGGTGACGCCTCGTCCCATCCGTTCCATTCCCtgcctccacctccacctccaccaccacaTTCCCATCAGACTCTTTTCAGTTCCTTTGGCTATCACAGGCTCTCCCCTAGCAGTGCCGACGAGCCGCGTTACGGACAAGGTAGTTCACCGCTCGCTTCATTCTCTCgatggatttctttcttttgaagtgtgtatctattcttttcttttctatccGCTCGGCTTCTCTCCCCCGTGCCTTGGTGCCTGCCGTGTGCTTGCACGCGGGTGCGTGTGCGCCTGCAGGCGTGTGCTGGTGCGTGCATGCAGATGTGTGcatgcgtgtgtgtgtgcacgcgTGCATGCAGAGCggcccctctgctgccctctccttgcactgctgctgtcaccccGCTGCAGCCACATCCCATCCCCGGTATCCCTGGCCACGCGGGCAGCTCTGGATGCGGCGCTGAGCCCCTGACCGTGTGCTATCCCACCCGCAGCATCCACCCCCAAAAACACTTTGCAGCCTCCTGGTGCCGGGTTGGGAGGGGACAGCAGGAGCGACGAGCCCCTGCCCTTGTAGCATCCCCTCTCGGAGTGTTCAGCACCCACAGGGCTGGGTCTGCGCATTCAGAGCGGGGCTGGCACTGTCCTGAGGGTGCTCTCAGGGCTGGATCCCCACAGGCAGTGACCAGCTTCGTCCCTGGGACTATCTCTGTGGCACAGGCGGGTGACGGGCACTGCTGGTGTGGGTGCTGGTGATGGTGACTGGGGAGCAGATATGGAGCCAAGGGTTCTCATGGTTGTAGCCTCTGTGCTGGCACACGGTGCCATGCCCTCGGGGGCCTCTGCCAGCTgtttggggctgggggtgctTGCACAATGTGAGGCACGCGGTGTTTTGGAGGAGCACTGGGCCACGACTGTGGCTTCCCAGTgtgatgaggatggggatgcagcactgctcccGAAGATTTTCTCTTGCAGTGAGATGGCCGCAGCACACACAGTGGGCACATCTCAACCTAACAGCGCTGTGGCTGTCAGCTTCCTGCTCACGTTCCTACCATGAATTTATCACCTTGCACCATCTGCCCTGTGCTCCAGcctggctgggagctgggcaaGTGGTCTCatgaataaaaatatctgcagtggcacaggggTGCAGCTTgggcacagctccagcacagggctgctcttcATCACCACGCGATGCTGTTTTACACCCTGACCTCACTGCAGGGGGTTGGTATGGGTTGAGCTCCGTGCTGGgcatctccagctctgcctAGTGTGAGCGAGATCcagtggggctggagggagcGATGGAGGAGCACATTGATGGAGCTGCACTTCTGGGGTGGGTTGGAGTGCATGGGGCTGGGTCTCATCACTGCAGCTGGGTCACCCCCGTGTCACCTACTGCTGTAGGGCACCCTGGGGagcacagcactctgctgtCTGGTCCTGCAGCACCCTCACATGGGGGCAGGTGGCAACATGgggacagctgtgctgcctcagCTGGGGACAATGGGGTGGGGGCTGTGGTCCTGACTGCCTGAgtcctcactgctgcctcctgtcTCCTGCAGTGGGTCATGTTCCCATCCTGCTGTGCACAGGGACAACATAGTCCCTGTTTCCGAACTCCTGCAGTGGATCTGTCCTTCACTGGTGCCTggcaggatggggctgtggcTCTGGCCATGTGCACATGGTCACTCCATGCTGGCTGCTTGAGGAGGACAGGACCGAAGTACAGCGTTGGCATCCCCCAAAACctttgactgtttttttttcccctgcatatGGTGGTGATGGGCCCAGGGCCAGGGCTCACCTCTCCCCACGCCACACTGCCGTGAGCCCCTTCTGCTGGGTCACACCTGCCTGACActgctctctctgctctgccaccaAGGGTCCCGTGGGGCTGACATGAGCCCATCCCACCTTTCACCATCGCAGGGTGGATCGGCTGCACCTGCACCCACCGAGGAGATCTGGGTGCTGCGGAAACCTTTCACAGGTACAGTGGGCATTTCCCTCCTGTTCCCAGGGCAGCACGCATCGCAGCACCGCAGTGTCCCCTGGATGCGGATCCCTGATGGCATCTCCTCTTCCTGTGCAGGTGGCGATCGCAGCAGCCTGGGTAGCACGGGCAGCGTGGCCTCAGCCCGCAGCTCCGGGAGTGGGCAGAGCACGGGCAGCGGGGCGCACGCCCTGCATGCTGGCTCCGAGGGCGTCAAGGTAAGGCCGTGCACCGGCACACAGTGTCACATGGCTCCGGCATCGGTGCTGGCTCGTGGTGGGACTTTGCTCCTTTGGCAGCTGTGATCCCATCCTGAGCAGAGCCTCTGCTGAGATCAATACTGCACCTCGTGCTGCAAGGTCCTGTTGGCATTCAGTGTGGCGTGGGGAAGCTGGTCACTGCCTGTTGGCATTCAGATCATGGTTGTCACCATCCGGCCACCCTCTTCCACCCCCAATGCTGGCTGCTCGCTGAGCTCAGCCCCCAATAGCGGTGCAGCATCTGGCCAAGGCCCGAgctgtgcatctctgctgcctcTCTGAGGATGCATCTGCACTGCGCACTGCACCGCACACTGCACGCCGCCATCTGCACGTGGCCCACTGCAGCTACGCGCTGCACGCTGCCATCTGCTCGCTGCACGCTGCTGCCCAGTGCACGCTGCTGCCCACACGCTGCGCTCTGCATGGCACGCAGTGCCCACTGCACGCCACACATTACACTGCGTGATGCACATTCTGCACCGCACAGCGCACGCTGcacagtgcacacagcacaccGCACGCTGTGCTTTCCGCACTGTACATTGCCCACCATTCATTGCACGCTATGCACTGCTCGCTGCCCCCTGCACTCCGTGCACAGCAGCCCCTTCCCGTGCCAACACATCCCAGGGAGCCCCATGAGCCCACCTCCCCACAGATGTGATGCTGTGACCGGCTGGGCACTGAGCGCAGTGCGTGCCCCCCATGCCGACGGCCACCACGGCTGCACCGTGCAGGGGGGGCCGTGCTGGCAGCCCCCTCCGGCGTGCGCCGGGGTGCCGCGGTGCCGCAGGCTCCCACCACCCGCGAGCACCATATGTGCTGCGAGCGCTGTTTTCCCCTCCGCAACCCAGATCCGTCGCgctcctccctgcagcaccgCAGCGCCCGCCGCGCACCCCCCGGTTCCCCGCTCGCCTCACTGCCGCCTGCTCTCCCCCCTTCTCGGGGTGTTTTTCAGCTGCTGGCAACGGTCCTTTCCCAGAAGGCTTCTGCGCAAGATGCTGCCGTGGGCGATGGGCCGGCCAAGGCGCAGGACATCCCCGCAGGTGCGTGCTGCCGGCccggctgctgggagcaggaggagcccTGGCCCCGCCGCGGGCTTGCCGTGGGCTGagtgatttgtctttttttttattgccgCGGCACCCGGCGCAAAAGAAGAAAACGTGTGGGTAAAAAATGACTCTCTCGCCTTTCGGCTGCTGCCAGGCCTTCTCCTGCCTCGGTTAGTGGGGGCACCGTGGGGAgggggcgggaggggggggCGCGGGCGGGCGGTGGGGCGAGAGCGCTCCCcggccccttcccctccccgGCCCCCCCTCTGCCGCTGTCTCGCCGCCCAGGGGCTCGGCAGGGGGCAGCCGGGCCGGGGGTGCCCACGCCGCGGGGGAGGCACGTGGGGGACGCAGGAGGACGATGCTCGCGTGCCGGGTGTTCGTGCCGGGGGGGTGCCCAGGCTGCAAGGGGGAGGTGCATCCATAGGGGGATGCAGGCGTTGATTGGGGTGGTGTGCACGCTGGGGGAGTGCAGGTATTGGGGAGGGAGTGCACAGATGTGGAAGGTGCCCACATGAGTGGGAGATGGATGTGGTGGGGAGGCACATGGCAGAGGGAGGCACGTGTGAGGAGGTGCCCACGCGAGTGAGATGCAGACAGGGGGGAGATGCGTGCGCCTGGGGGATGCACACGAATTGGGGGAGCAGtgtgcacaaacacacacacacacaaggagGATGCAGGCAGGTGCCAGAGGGATGCATGCAGGCGTGCGCGcgcgcgcgcacacacacacacacacacacacacagaggaaaaTGCTCCCGCAGCGTGCAATTGCATACAAGGAGGATGCACTTACCAGCAGGGGGAAGGAGATGCTCTTGTTGATCTGGATTAGAAACATGAGGTTGAAATTTCTGTGCAACCTGATGGCTGCTGAAGGCCACCATCCTGAAGACAAGGGGTGTCTGGATGCCTGTGCTGAGGTGCAGGGGTACAGGGCAGCTAGTGGCAGTGTGCTGGGTCTCctggctgcagtgaggctgagcccagccctgtgccagtgGCATGGCTGGAGGAGTGGGCACAgatggctctgggcagcaggacctcaggctgctgcctggggcACGTGGGCAGACGaggaaagcagctctggggagggGTCTGCCTCCTGCTGGGTCCATCAAAACACTCTGGCCCTCAGCCTCCACTTGGCTACCCCAGGTGAGCGCCATCCTCTTAATGCCCCAATGATGCCACGGTCTGTGGGAGCTGTGCTCACAATGACATGGGGGCCAGGGAGACCTGGgtactctgcagagctctgtgccagcacagcctcCTCTGTAAGCCTGGGGATAGCCTGCTGGCCTTATTGGGCACCATCTGCACAGGGATGGTACTGtcccagggagcacagcccAGGTAAGGGCGCCCTGCTGCATGGGGCTGGATGTTGCTCTCCTCTGCCTATCCTAGCCTTGTTGCCCCTGGCAGTggttctgctccctgccttacACAGCCAGAGTCTGGGGGCTGCAGCTTAGGGATGCACTGAGGAGGGCCTGACCAAGATCCTAGAACCATGAGGCCCAGCAGACCCGTGGCCCCATTCCCCACTGACTGCTGCCCCCCCAGCAGGCTCGTCGCGGTCGCAGAGTGTGGCCAGCTCCCCCTATGCACCCCAGCCACCTGCcgagcagcagctgaagaagaTGGAGCCACCATCAGAGGGGAAGGTGAGTGGGGAGCACTGAGTGCACTGGGTACCCTGCGGAGTTCAGTGATGGGGGGCATAGGCACAGCCACCCCCTCAccaacagctgcaggcagagctgtgccacagcCACCTGTGCTGGCGTGGCTGAGTGCTGGTTCTGGTGCTGGCCATGATGCCGTGCCCATGGGATGCCTAAGCCAAGGGGCTACATGgcctttctgcagtgctgactgATCTGAGGCCAGCATGCAGCTGGACAGCCCATGGGGCTGTGACAAGAACAGAGCAACAGAGCCCTGTGCCAAGGCTGCCCCGAGCTACGCCACTCTTCTCATTCTAGAGCTCAGAAGCTGTGTACCAGTGGCTGTGTAagttccagctgcagctctatGCACCCAACTTCATCAACGCCGGCTACGACATCACCACCATCAGCCGGATGACGCCAGAGGTGAGGCCATGAGGGCAGTCCTGGGACTGCCACCTGCTTGTGGAGAGTGATCCTGATTCTCCTCTCTCCCTCAGGACCTCACGGCCATTGGTGTCACCAAGCCAGGGCACAGGAAGAAGATTGCCTCTGAGATCAATAACCTCAACATCCCCGAGTGGCTGCCTGAGTACAAGCCGGTAAGGGCTGCGCAGGGCCGGGTGACATGGTgccacagtgccacatccagagcggtgctgggagccctgcagcaggttCCATCCAGGGAGGGCTGTCACAGGGGGAGTGGCAGTGGGAATTGGCTCACTGCTCCCAGATGAAGCCCATATCCCATGGTTCTGAAGCTGCACATCCCCTGCTGAAGTCCCTGGCATTGGCATCGGGCCAATGACAGCTGTCACCACATGGATGTGATGCTGTCTGCGCCTTGATGTTGTCCCATCAGCTGGACCATAGTAAGGGGTCCTTGGAGCACAGAGGTGCAGGAGTTCCCTAGGCCCTCCCCGGTGAGCACAGGGACACATGTGGCACTATCACTGCATGTGCACACCTGGTGCTGAGCAGTGTCCCACGCCCCCAGGCCAACCTGGCGCTGTGGCTCTCCATGATTGGCCTGTCCCAGTACTACAAGGTGCTGGTGGAGAACGGCTACGAGAACATCGACTTCATCACTGACATCACCTGGGAGGACCTGCAGGAGATCGGCATCACCAAGCTGGGTAAGGTCTCATGACACAGCACTGTGGTGGCCCATGGTTCCTTGGCTGACACTGATGCTTTGTGCCATCCCCAGGCCACCAGAAGAAGCTGATGCTCGCAGTGAAgaagctggcagagctgcagcggGCTGAGCTGGGCAAGTATGAGCCAGGCACACTGAAGAGGAAGGCAGCGGCATGCCCAGAGGTGCTGGCCATTGAGTCCCCACCACCTGAGCCACCCGAGTGCCAGTCACCCAAGATGACAACGTTCCAGGACAGCGAGCtgagcagtgagctgcaggTGGCCATGACAGGTGAAGGCCCTGAGGAGACGCCCGAGAAACCAGCCAACCCTGCAGCCCCTGGCTACCGATCACCACCAGCGCTGGGCGGCCGCGCCAGGCAGATGAGCAGCtcacaggagctgctgggtgatGGCCCCCGTGCCCCTGCCAGCACCGCCATCTCCAAGAGCCAGGAGTACCTGGCAGAGGGGGCCCCCGAGGGTCCCCCCGTGCCGCCAACCAAGGAGCTCCGCCAGCCACGGCACGGCCACTCTGTCAAGCGTGCCAGTGTTCCGCCGGTGCCCGGCAAACCCCGGCAGGCCTTCCCGCCTACCGCCGGGCACCTGACACCACCACAGACCCCTGGCAAGCCACGTCCACCCTCCCCACAGGGCCCATCAGCACCCCACGCCACTGCCAAGGTGAAGCCcactccacagctgctgccaccgGGTGAGCGCCCCGCATCACCCCGCTCCCTGCCCCAGTCTCCCACGCACCGTGGCTTTGCCTACGTCCTTCCACAGCCCACCGATGGTGAGGGGGCCCCCCCAGGGGTGCCGGTCCTGCCTGTCTCAGTGCCAGTGCTGTGCCTGCCACCAGCAGGTGAGGGTGAGGAGGAGCCGGGGAGGCCGAAGAAACGGGCACACAGCCTGAACCGCTACGCCACCTCCGACAGCGAGCAGGAGCGGGACGAGCTGCTGGTGCCTGACGCGGGGCCTTATGCTACCGTGCAGCGGCGCGTGGGGCGCAGCCACTCAGTGCGGGCACCTGCCGGTGGTGACAAGAATGTCAACCGCAGCCAGTCCTTCGCCATCCGCCCCAAGAAGAAGGGGCCCCCGCCACCACCCCCCAAGCGCTCCAGCTCTGCTATATCCAGTGCTGGCATGGCCGAGGACTTCCCCAAGGATGGTGAAGGTGAGGTGGCCGCTGGAACCCCTGGCACCGAGGGGGAGAGTCGTCAGGAGCAGCGGCGTGCCAGCGATCTGGGTGGCAGCGTGGACACGGGCAGCGCCGGCAGCGTGCGCAGCATTGCAGCCATGCTGGAGATGTCCTCCATTGGTGGTGGGGCGCGGGCGCTGGCCCTGCAGAAACCACCTGGGGCTGGTGTGCCTGGGAAGGGGCCCGATGGATACTATCTGCAGCCAGGAGCTCCCCCAGGAAGCCCTGAGCGTGCCCGTGTGGCCACCGTCCTGGCTACCGTCAAGCACAAGGAGGCCATTGGGCTGGATGGGGAGGTTGTGAACCGGCGCCGGACCATCAGCGGTCCTGTCACCGGGCTGGTGGCGGCCGCACGCCGCGAGCATGCCGACAGTGTGCGCTCCGAGACAGGCGCTGATGGCCCCAGCGAGCGTCTGCGGGCTGAGCGTGGTGGCTCTCCAGACACAATCCCCTTTGCTGAGGAGGGCAACCTCACCATCAAGCAGCGACCACGTGCCCTGGGACCAGCCCGGGTGGAGGCAGGAGAAGGGCTGTCCCCAGCGCACCGCCATGGAGACCTGGCCAAGGTGGAGGCCAGTGCCACACTTAAGAGGCGCATCCGTGCCCGGCAGAGCCAGCAGGACAGCATCCGCTTCATCCTCACCGAGTCTGACACTGTCAAGCGCCGGCCCAAGGCCAAGGACAAGGAACCAGCGCTGGAGCAAGCCCCTCTTGTCGTCTACCAGAACGGCACCGGCACTGTCAAGCGGCGGCCAGCTTCAGAGCTGAGTGGAGCTGAGACTCCCCCAACCCCACCGCCTGCCACCCGCCCCGACGGCCCTGACTTCACCCCACCGCCTGCCGAGCCCAAGAAACCCTTCAAGCCACCGGTGTCCCCCAAGCCTGTGCTAACGCAGCCAGCGCAGAAAGTCCCTGGGCCACCAGTGCCCATCCCCAAAAAGATGCCCATCCCAAGCCCAGGCAGCCCAGGTAGGTGTTCGTGAGCATTGGGGATGGTTGGCTGTGGGGGAGCCCCTCGGGGCACTGCACCGTCACTGCAGCCATCCTACCCCAttccctctcccttctctccacAGAGGTGAAGCGGGTCCACGGCACACCACCCCCGGTATCCCCCAAGCCCACACcaccccccacagcccccaagCCCCCCAAGCCCCATGCCGCCATCCAGTCGGTGAGCGCGGGCTCCACGCCAACTCCGTCCCCCGCCCGGCAGCTGGGCGCTACTGCCAAGCCCTCCAGCACACCGCCCTCActctgctccagccctgccaaGCCCCTCTCACCCGGCGCTCAGCCCCAGCAGGTGCCAGTGAAACCACCGCGTTCCGCTATCGCCGGACCCTCTGTTGACAGTGCCAGCCCTGAGCTGGTGCAGCAAAAGCTGGAGGAGACCAGCGCATCCCTGGCTGCTGCGCTACAGGCTGTGGAGGAGAAGATCAAGCAGGAGGACAGCCAGGCAGCAGAGTAAGGGCTGCGAGGATGCGGTGCATGGCAGGGAGCTGTGcgagggctgggggctgcgctCTGGGCTGCGTGGGGATGGTGGTTTGGGAGGATGAGTACCACGGACTGGCGTTGGTGGTGACAATGGGGACAGGGCACTGGGGCATAGGAGGGCACAGGGGCTGTGGTGGCACTGGGGATGCTGACTACAGTGGGTTAAGGCCATAGCACAGGGCAGAGGTAGCCACGTGGTCCCAGTGCATGCACTGACCCAGTGCCCACCACTCTCCTAGCTCCACTGCAGAGGCAAAGAGCACAGGCAGCATCCTGGATGACATCGGCAGCATGTTTGATGACCTGGCCGACCAGCTGGATGCCATGCTGGAGTGAGGGGCGCGACGGCCCCGCGAACCTCAGGGCTTACGTGGGCACAAGGGCACAATGATCCGCGACCTCCCGGCCCCACCATCCCCTTTGTACAGCCGTCCCCTCCTGGACCTCCCATCCCTCGGGGTTTGCACAAAGAAGAAGATACCTCAGGATTGTGCTCACGGACTCGGCGCCCGCCCGCCACGGCTCCGGCAGGACTCCcttctgcagaagcaaaaaaatacaatagaagaagcaaagcaaCACCACCCGGCCTGAAGCGCCCTGCTCGCACCAGATCCGGGTTTGGGGTTTTCTCTCCCTACCCGCGGTGGCCCCGTGGTTGCCCTGCCGGCCCCGGTCCCCGAATGTAGCACAACCCCGGTGCGGCACTGCTGGCATTCATCCACCCGTGCCCTCTTGTTCTGGTGGCGAGTCCGGATGGGCGATGCACTTAggtttctttaatttttcttttcattttctctttttgtcactttttttcctttgtagttCGCGAGCATTGGGGTGGGCACGGTGCTGGGTACAGCACCCGGATCCCTGCACCCGCTGCTCTCCAGCCCCgcgctgctgctgtgggctctTCACGTCGGGGTGGGAGAGGGGCTTTTTGTCGGTACCGTTGCAAATGGATGAGCTCCTGCTTGGGGcaggtggggagcagcaggtTGTGCCCCTGCCCAGCCCCTCGCCGCCAGGGGAGAGGACGTCATAAGCTATAACGAAGTATTAATTTATTGGAGGGGAAAAACGACTGAGAGATATAAAGCAGTATTTCCCCCATCtcccaaataataataataataataaaaaaaaaaagaataaactttaacaaatatatatttaaaagatttaaaaaaaaatattagcaatTATATATAAAGcagtttaaacaaacaaaaaaaaaatcaagagagaACTGGATTTTAGCTTGAGAAAAACTATTAGATTATACTAAGCTGTGTGTCTTGTGGCAAACTCATTCTCCGAGTAGCACAATATTTACCTTTATCTGGGTGGAAGGTACGTGCAAGCCGTTCTGTTCGGGTTTTCCGTTGGGTTTCAGTGTACCGTCTTTCTTTTTACACAGTTAAGAACTCAAAGGATGTGCCTTGTTTTATGGAGGTTTTTGTTAACTCTTCTACTGGAGGTGTTTCGTTTCTTTCCGGAGTGTCTTCAGGTtttcatttgactttttttggcattcctgtgtgtgtgtgtgtgtgtgcacgcgGTGTGTGCGTGCGTCCCGGCGCACGGCTGTACATTCATGTATAAACAGGAGTCTGGTTCAGTCGCTTGAGTTCTGATGAAtgcatctttttgttttttgcttgtggTTCCCAACAAAGTGTTGCTGTACCTCTCTTTTCCCCGAGCCGCGCAGGCTGGGCTcgccctcccctcctccctccttcccattGTGGTCGCTGATCCAGATGTGTTTGGCACAACTTTGaaatttctttacaaaaaaaaaaaaaaaattaaaaaaaataataaaaaaaaaatcacaacacacacacacgcaaaaaaaaaaaaaaaaaaaaaaaaaaaaaaaaaagactttaaaaataacaaaaaaaagaaaaaaaaaaaaaaaaagaaaaaaaaaaaaaatcacccgcctgaaaatatctgttgaaaggaaaaaaaaaatatgtatctaccaaaaaaaaaaatccataaagtTCTACATGAtggatatatacatatatatattttttatgatTAAGTTATGGACTCTGTATCGTATCCCATCTGTCAAGCTATGCATCTTGGTGCTTTCCCTGCTCTTCTGTGCTTAGATTTCACCTCTACTCGTCTTATTCTTCCTATTCTGAATAGTAGATGGCTCGTGGTGCTGTGAAGAAGTTTGCTCCTATACAAAGTCTGgcaacaaatatttaaagaaaaataataaaaaaaaaaaaaaaataaaaccctgcCGGGCTGCCACCCCTGTTTGTGACCCGAGAGGTGTCTCCTGGTGCGAGGGTCCTGATGCCATCGGGGCTGGTGGGGGCACAGCGGTGCCGCAGAGCTCCCAGTCCTCATTGTGCAGAGCTGGGTGGATATGAGGCACAGCCCAGAGCTCCCCTGTGCCTCTGCCCTGGGGGGAGCCAGTGCCAGCCTGGGGCgaggggctgtgggtgctcccCACCTGACTGCCCACCGTCCTGCAAAAACTCACGCCGGCCAGGAACAACTCTTTCCACTTTTATTGTCAATGAAGAAATAATCAAATCTATATTACAATCTtaaaaacagtagaaaatgtGAGTAAAAATGCAACAGaggctttttctctttaatgtgGAAACCATTATTACAGGGTGGTGAACAATGGGCTTGTGTTATCTGAGAACTAGCAGTGGCGTAAAAATCGTACCTGGCTACTCAAGAAAACACCTCTTCCCAGATGGATCAGCCTGACATCTTGGCAGTAAAATTAAATACTAGAGACAGAAAGGGCTTGGGGACCTAACCCAGGGCACGGCCTAATGCTCAGCTCTACCATTTACATGGGACCACCTCCCAGCCCCCACCTGCGCCCACCCAAACCACTGGGTCCCGGTGCTGGCCAATATGACCGGCACGCTGCGGTGAGGGCACCATGCAGCTCTTCTGCATTCCCATGTGGCAGATCCGAGGGAACAACTGGAGCATCCGTGGGCCAGATCTATCCTGAGAGCTGCCCGCCGGGGTCCTTGCAAGGGGGAGAACCGCAGCTGACAGGCAGCAGCGGGCAGTGCTCGGtgcacagaggagctgcagcagttctTCGGAGTGGTGGCATCACCCAGCAGGCCGACGGAGGGAGGCATTTTTGGTCTTTCAGTGTGTAGAACTAGGGCGGCTCTCGCTAGCACGTCCAGACCTGGAGGAGACAACAGCAACTCGTGGTCATGACAGTTCTGAGCAGCTCCACTGGCTTCTCTTCGTCATCTCATGGAGTTTCTCTTTGGGTTTTCAGCCCCCACAGCACCTCTGCCAGGAGCTCAACCTCCCACCCGCTGAAACTCATCTCCTTGTTTATTTAAAGCCAACTCCTCCTTCATTTAACACCCAAGTTCTAGCACTAAGAAGAGACCAAAGCATCACGGAGAAGCCTAAGGAAACCAACCTTTACAGTGCTGTCCACAGCGCCAGAGAAGAGGCGGCCCCTGGAGACTGCAAGGGCAGTGACACTGCCCTGGTGCCGCAGCAGCGTCTGAGTACAGATCATGTTGTCCATGCTCCACACCTGTGGGCACACAGAAGGCATGAGACAGAAGAGGATTACTCattcatcctctcccttctaATGCTGTGTCACAACAACAGTGCCAAGAGCACAGacccagctgcacagccctggaCACGTACCCTGAGAGACCGGTCATACGATGCACTGAAGACTTTGGTTTGATCTGGTGTGGAGATGACAGCAAGGGCATAAACTGTACCCACGTGACCAGTCAGTGTGCGGACTTGTTCCTTGGTCTCTATGTCCCAAACCTGTGGAAGGAGAGCAGGTCATCATAACCTATTACAAGATGTTCATCCACATCTCCAAGCTC
This window of the Lagopus muta isolate bLagMut1 chromosome 15, bLagMut1 primary, whole genome shotgun sequence genome carries:
- the CASKIN1 gene encoding caskin-1 isoform X3, with the protein product MGKDQELVQAVKAEDIAAVQKLLQRPKPGKAKLLGSAKRVNVNFQDTDGFSALHHAALNGNTELISLLLEAQAAVDIKDNKGMRPLHYAAWQGKKEPMKMVLKAGSSVNIPSDEGQIPLHLAAQHGHYDVSEMLLQHQSNPCIMDNSGKTPLDLACEFGRVGVVQLLLNSNMCAALLEPKPGDTTDPNGTSPLHLAAKNGHIDIIRLLLQAGIDINRQTKAGTALHEAALCGKTDVVRLLLDSGINAHVRNTYNQTALDIVNQFTTSQASKEIKQMLRDASAALQVRAVKDYCNNYDLTSLNVKAGDVITVLEQHADGRWKGCIHDNRTGNDRVGYFPSSLVEAISKRTGSRGADMSPSHLSPSQGGSAAPAPTEEIWVLRKPFTGGDRSSLGSTGSVASARSSGSGQSTGSGAHALHAGSEGVKLLATVLSQKASAQDAAVGDGPAKAQDIPAAGSSRSQSVASSPYAPQPPAEQQLKKMEPPSEGKSSEAVYQWLCKFQLQLYAPNFINAGYDITTISRMTPEDLTAIGVTKPGHRKKIASEINNLNIPEWLPEYKPANLALWLSMIGLSQYYKVLVENGYENIDFITDITWEDLQEIGITKLGHQKKLMLAVKKLAELQRAELGKYEPGTLKRKAAACPEVLAIESPPPEPPECQSPKMTTFQDSELSSELQVAMTGEGPEETPEKPANPAAPGYRSPPALGGRARQMSSSQELLGDGPRAPASTAISKSQEYLAEGAPEGPPVPPTKELRQPRHGHSVKRASVPPVPGKPRQAFPPTAGHLTPPQTPGKPRPPSPQGPSAPHATAKVKPTPQLLPPGERPASPRSLPQSPTHRGFAYVLPQPTDGEGAPPGVPVLPVSVPVLCLPPAGEGEEEPGRPKKRAHSLNRYATSDSEQERDELLVPDAGPYATVQRRVGRSHSVRAPAGGDKNVNRSQSFAIRPKKKGPPPPPPKRSSSAISSAGMAEDFPKDGEGEVAAGTPGTEGESRQEQRRASDLGGSVDTGSAGSVRSIAAMLEMSSIGGGARALALQKPPGAGVPGKGPDGYYLQPGAPPGSPERARVATVLATVKHKEAIGLDGEVVNRRRTISGPVTGLVAAARREHADSVRSETGADGPSERLRAERGGSPDTIPFAEEGNLTIKQRPRALGPARVEAGEGLSPAHRHGDLAKVEASATLKRRIRARQSQQDSIRFILTESDTVKRRPKAKDKEPALEQAPLVVYQNGTGTVKRRPASELSGAETPPTPPPATRPDGPDFTPPPAEPKKPFKPPVSPKPVLTQPAQKVPGPPVPIPKKMPIPSPGSPEVKRVHGTPPPVSPKPTPPPTAPKPPKPHAAIQSVSAGSTPTPSPARQLGATAKPSSTPPSLCSSPAKPLSPGAQPQQVPVKPPRSAIAGPSVDSASPELVQQKLEETSASLAAALQAVEEKIKQEDSQAADSTAEAKSTGSILDDIGSMFDDLADQLDAMLE